A window of Rhizobium sp. BT04 contains these coding sequences:
- a CDS encoding amidohydrolase, translating to MKQRYDGPVIDPHHHLWDLKLERHPWLQKARASGEEMVFGSLAPILRDYGIDDYRADAARQSIVASVHVEAGWSVAYPLEESRWLDGLDRSSGVARRYIARVPLDGPDALRLLEAEAENPNVVGIRDILSWHPDAAKRFAPRPDRMGDPAWRAGLAHATRLGLVFDLMLYPWQMAEALDLVQAFPETLFVINHGGSPADRTKDGMALWHRGLRALGGAPNVRVKISDLVAYDHAWTLESLRPVIEHCLDCFGPARAMFASDFPVAGLHASFDEVYQTFRTVVAELSYDEQRALFFATANDTYRLGLADPAEIGKGRHV from the coding sequence ATGAAGCAGCGCTATGACGGGCCGGTGATCGACCCGCACCATCACCTCTGGGACCTCAAGTTGGAACGTCATCCCTGGCTTCAGAAGGCGCGGGCCTCCGGCGAGGAGATGGTGTTCGGCAGCCTGGCGCCGATCCTGCGCGATTATGGCATCGACGATTATCGCGCCGATGCTGCCCGCCAGAGCATTGTCGCGTCAGTGCATGTGGAGGCCGGCTGGTCCGTTGCCTACCCGCTGGAAGAGAGCCGCTGGCTGGATGGCCTCGACCGCAGCTCCGGCGTGGCGCGCCGTTATATAGCCCGGGTTCCCCTCGACGGGCCGGACGCTTTGCGCCTGCTCGAAGCGGAAGCGGAAAACCCCAACGTCGTCGGCATCCGCGATATTCTGAGCTGGCATCCCGATGCGGCGAAGCGTTTTGCGCCGCGCCCGGATCGCATGGGCGATCCCGCCTGGCGCGCGGGGCTTGCCCATGCCACGCGGCTCGGGCTGGTCTTCGACCTGATGCTCTATCCCTGGCAGATGGCCGAGGCGCTCGATCTGGTGCAGGCCTTTCCCGAAACGCTTTTCGTCATCAACCACGGCGGCAGTCCTGCCGACCGGACGAAGGACGGCATGGCGCTCTGGCACCGCGGCCTGCGGGCGCTGGGCGGCGCGCCCAACGTGCGCGTGAAGATTTCCGATCTCGTCGCCTATGACCATGCGTGGACGCTCGAAAGCCTACGGCCGGTGATCGAGCATTGCCTCGATTGTTTCGGCCCGGCCCGCGCAATGTTTGCCAGCGACTTTCCGGTCGCGGGCCTGCACGCCTCTTTCGACGAGGTCTATCAGACCTTCCGCACGGTCGTCGCTGAGCTCTCTTACGACGAGCAGCGCGCCTTGTTCTTTGCCACCGCCAACGACACCTATCGCCTCGGTTTGGCCGATCCGGCCGAGATCGGGAAAGGCCGCCATGTCTGA
- a CDS encoding ABC transporter permease translates to MNVIRSAFRNLPLLTLLLVALVWIVASMTLRGFGAYGHLRYLLELAAVIGIVAAGQTLVILMGGIDLSVGAVITVTAILLPLISPAWDPTGLAGIAAALAIATGIGLMNGAGAAYLRVPPIIMTLAMATFLQGLLVMVAGGSAVTVSNPAVILLGQARPLGIPSGIILWLVVAIVVLLLVHRMPIGARFLALGANPLAARLSGVSVTRNTLIAHTLSGFFAGLAGILVLGMNRQGYVGIGDPYLLTSIAAVVLGGTSILGGRGTYAGTIPGAILLVTTTALITVVNASPGWRSIMFGTLILALLLVSGREARR, encoded by the coding sequence ATGAATGTGATCAGGTCCGCGTTCCGCAATCTGCCGCTCCTGACGTTGCTTCTGGTCGCGCTCGTCTGGATCGTCGCAAGCATGACGCTGCGCGGTTTCGGCGCCTATGGCCACCTGCGCTACCTGCTCGAACTCGCCGCCGTGATCGGTATCGTTGCTGCCGGGCAAACGCTCGTCATCCTGATGGGCGGCATCGATCTGTCGGTCGGCGCTGTGATCACCGTCACGGCGATTCTGCTGCCGTTAATCTCGCCGGCCTGGGATCCGACCGGTCTCGCCGGCATCGCGGCGGCGCTTGCTATTGCCACCGGCATCGGTCTGATGAACGGCGCGGGAGCCGCCTATCTCCGTGTGCCGCCGATCATCATGACGCTTGCCATGGCGACCTTCCTGCAGGGCTTGCTCGTCATGGTCGCCGGCGGCAGCGCCGTTACCGTCAGCAATCCGGCGGTCATTCTGCTCGGACAGGCGCGGCCGCTCGGCATTCCCTCGGGCATCATTCTGTGGCTCGTCGTCGCAATCGTCGTCCTGCTGCTCGTCCACCGCATGCCGATCGGCGCCCGTTTCCTGGCGCTTGGGGCGAATCCGCTGGCGGCCCGGCTCTCCGGCGTCAGCGTCACCCGCAACACGCTGATTGCTCATACCCTATCGGGCTTTTTCGCCGGTCTTGCCGGCATTCTCGTGCTCGGCATGAACCGGCAAGGCTATGTCGGCATCGGCGATCCCTATCTGCTGACCTCGATCGCGGCGGTGGTGCTCGGCGGCACCTCCATCCTCGGCGGCCGCGGCACCTATGCGGGAACCATTCCGGGGGCGATCCTGCTCGTGACGACGACGGCGCTGATCACCGTCGTCAACGCCTCGCCGGGCTGGCGGTCGATCATGTTCGGCACGCTGATCCTCGCCCTGCTGCTGGTTTCCGGCCGCGAGGCGCGCCGATGA
- a CDS encoding ABC transporter permease, whose translation MSTISSSRLYGSIQLRRNRGLAGLYLVVAAFLVLYALLFPGILSIGGFSKFTQNWFPLALVTMAQALLMLNGGITLAIGPLVSLGAVIAATTMQGALDVPGGILAVALAGLSIGAVIGAIVTYLRLPAIIVTLAGSFIIGGVALILLPRPGGFIPDWLSTVLAGHTPVAFLLLVVILVLWKVFLATPLGLGIYAAGDNPVGAFRSGVSVERVKVAAFALSGLLATLTGLFVAAQTGSGDPVIGTPFTLNSIAAAVLGGVGFLGGKGTMRGAICGSLLLSVMINVMFFLGFPPVAQYVAQGLIIVGAVAVPELLGQRRARR comes from the coding sequence ATGAGCACGATTTCGTCATCCCGGCTCTACGGTTCGATCCAGCTCCGCCGCAATCGCGGCCTTGCCGGCCTCTATCTGGTCGTCGCCGCCTTTCTCGTCCTCTATGCGCTGCTCTTTCCCGGCATTCTTTCCATCGGCGGCTTCTCCAAGTTCACGCAGAACTGGTTCCCGCTGGCGCTCGTCACCATGGCGCAGGCGCTGCTGATGCTGAACGGCGGCATCACCCTGGCGATCGGCCCGCTTGTCAGTCTTGGTGCGGTGATTGCCGCGACGACGATGCAAGGGGCGCTCGACGTGCCGGGCGGCATTCTCGCGGTGGCGCTCGCCGGTCTTTCGATCGGTGCCGTCATCGGCGCCATCGTCACGTATCTCAGGCTGCCTGCGATCATCGTCACGCTTGCCGGCTCTTTCATCATCGGCGGGGTGGCACTCATCCTGCTGCCGCGGCCGGGCGGGTTCATTCCGGACTGGCTGTCGACGGTGCTGGCGGGCCACACCCCCGTCGCCTTCCTGCTGCTCGTCGTCATCCTCGTGCTCTGGAAGGTCTTTCTCGCCACGCCGCTCGGCCTCGGCATCTACGCGGCCGGTGACAATCCGGTCGGCGCGTTCCGCTCCGGCGTTTCGGTCGAACGGGTGAAGGTCGCAGCCTTCGCACTCTCCGGTTTGCTTGCAACGCTGACCGGTTTGTTCGTCGCGGCGCAAACCGGTTCGGGTGATCCGGTGATCGGCACGCCCTTTACGCTGAATTCGATCGCCGCCGCCGTGCTCGGCGGCGTGGGTTTCCTCGGCGGCAAGGGCACGATGCGTGGGGCGATCTGCGGCAGCCTGCTGCTCTCTGTCATGATCAACGTCATGTTCTTTCTCGGCTTCCCGCCGGTCGCGCAATATGTCGCGCAGGGGCTGATCATCGTCGGCGCGGTCGCCGTTCCGGAACTTCTCGGGCAACGGAGGGCAAGGCGATGA
- a CDS encoding sugar ABC transporter ATP-binding protein codes for MTEERPLLEARQVFRGFFGNPVLKGVDIALLPGRVHALLGENGAGKSTLINLLAGALQPDGGSILVDGRPVGRFSPAAARAAGIAVVQQELSLTASLSIAENIGLGAFPRRFGLIDYKALHRGVREACDMVGLTEPLDMPVADLALGRRQMVEIAKALFRKPRVLILDEPTSSLSAHEAGILGRLIETLKARGVALLYISHRLNEVQALCSHVTVLKDGLVTADQSLSGIDGEGLVRLMVGRETGDLFPPRAAAKPGETRISVEGFSAGMVLDIGFSARAGEVVGIGGLVGQGQEDLLLGLYGAIPASAGRAEVSGKPALPADVGEANAAGIVYVPADRKHEGLVLPHSIASNLILPSLGRLARKGLRDRPAENGLIADLARRLTIKGDTARPVQALSGGNQQKVALAKWLPLDPTVLLLNDPTRGVDIETKREIYLMLRAFAAEGRLVLLASSDTPELVHLCDRVVVLREGRVAATLSQDAISEGAIVGAAMGVAAATQGEAA; via the coding sequence ATGACGGAAGAACGGCCCCTGCTGGAAGCCCGGCAGGTGTTCAGGGGATTTTTCGGCAATCCCGTTTTGAAGGGCGTCGACATCGCCCTTCTGCCGGGCAGGGTTCATGCCCTGCTCGGTGAAAACGGCGCCGGCAAGTCGACGCTGATCAACCTCCTGGCCGGCGCCCTCCAGCCGGACGGCGGCTCCATCCTGGTCGACGGCAGGCCCGTCGGGCGCTTCAGCCCGGCGGCGGCGCGTGCAGCCGGCATCGCGGTGGTTCAGCAGGAGCTGAGCCTGACGGCCAGTCTGTCGATTGCCGAAAACATCGGGCTCGGCGCCTTTCCGCGCCGGTTCGGCCTCATCGACTACAAAGCGCTTCATCGCGGCGTGCGAGAGGCCTGCGACATGGTCGGGCTCACCGAACCGCTCGACATGCCGGTCGCCGATCTCGCGCTCGGCCGCCGCCAGATGGTCGAGATCGCCAAGGCGCTGTTTCGCAAGCCGCGCGTGCTGATCCTGGACGAGCCGACCTCGTCGCTCTCCGCCCACGAAGCCGGCATCCTTGGCCGCCTCATCGAGACGCTGAAGGCGCGCGGCGTCGCCCTTCTCTATATTTCCCACCGCCTCAACGAGGTGCAGGCGCTCTGTTCGCATGTCACGGTGCTGAAGGACGGCCTGGTCACCGCCGACCAGTCGCTCTCCGGCATCGACGGCGAAGGGCTGGTGCGCCTGATGGTCGGCCGCGAGACCGGCGACCTGTTCCCGCCGCGCGCCGCCGCCAAGCCCGGCGAAACACGCATCAGCGTCGAAGGTTTTTCCGCCGGCATGGTACTAGATATCGGTTTCTCCGCCCGCGCCGGCGAGGTCGTCGGCATCGGCGGGCTCGTGGGACAGGGGCAGGAAGACCTGCTGCTCGGCCTTTACGGCGCGATTCCGGCCTCCGCCGGTCGGGCAGAAGTATCCGGCAAACCCGCCCTGCCCGCCGATGTCGGCGAGGCGAATGCCGCCGGTATTGTCTATGTCCCGGCCGACCGCAAGCACGAGGGGCTGGTGCTGCCCCACTCCATCGCCTCCAATCTCATCCTGCCCTCGCTCGGCCGGCTCGCCCGCAAGGGCTTACGCGACCGGCCGGCGGAAAACGGCCTGATCGCCGATCTCGCGCGCCGGCTGACGATCAAGGGCGACACGGCCCGCCCGGTGCAGGCGCTGTCCGGCGGCAATCAGCAGAAGGTGGCGCTCGCCAAATGGCTGCCGCTCGACCCAACCGTTCTGCTGCTCAACGATCCCACCCGCGGCGTCGACATCGAGACCAAGCGGGAAATCTATCTCATGCTCCGCGCTTTCGCCGCCGAGGGGCGGCTGGTCCTTCTTGCCAGTTCCGATACGCCGGAACTCGTGCATCTCTGCGACCGCGTCGTGGTTCTGCGCGAGGGGCGCGTCGCGGCAACACTATCGCAGGATGCAATCAGCGAAGGGGCGATCGTCGGCGCGGCCATGGGCGTTGCCGCCGCGACCCAGGGAGAGGCGGCATGA